A region from the Nocardioides exalbidus genome encodes:
- the fbaA gene encoding class II fructose-bisphosphate aldolase, with the protein MPIATPEVYAQMLDAAKAGSFAYPAINVSSSQTLNAALKGFADAGSDGIIQVSTGGAEYLSGPSVKDMVSGSVAFAAYAAEVAKNYPVNIALHTDHCPKDKLDGFVRPLLEISAERVARGEAPLFQSHMWDGSAVPMGENLEIAEELLAKCAAAHIILEIEVGVVGGEEDGVANEINDQLYTTPEDAIATVKALGAGERGRYMTALTFGNVHGVYKPGNVKLRPEILKTAQEAAASELGLGADARPFDLVFHGGSGSTAQEISDAVDFGVVKMNVDTDTQYAFTRPVAAHMLSNYDGVLKVDGEVGNKKLYDPRAWGKAAEAGMAERIVEACQNLRSAGTSLNA; encoded by the coding sequence ATGCCCATCGCCACCCCCGAGGTCTACGCGCAGATGCTGGACGCCGCGAAGGCAGGGTCCTTCGCCTACCCGGCCATCAACGTGTCCTCGTCCCAGACGCTCAACGCCGCGCTCAAGGGCTTCGCCGACGCCGGCTCCGACGGCATCATCCAGGTCTCCACGGGCGGCGCCGAGTACCTCTCCGGCCCCTCGGTCAAGGACATGGTGTCGGGCTCCGTCGCCTTCGCGGCCTACGCCGCCGAGGTCGCGAAGAACTACCCGGTCAACATCGCGCTCCACACCGACCACTGCCCCAAGGACAAGCTCGACGGCTTCGTCCGCCCGCTGCTCGAGATCTCCGCCGAGCGCGTGGCCCGCGGCGAGGCGCCGCTCTTCCAGTCGCACATGTGGGACGGCTCGGCCGTGCCGATGGGCGAGAACCTCGAGATCGCCGAGGAGCTGCTCGCCAAGTGCGCGGCGGCCCACATCATCCTCGAGATCGAGGTGGGCGTCGTCGGCGGCGAGGAGGACGGCGTCGCCAACGAGATCAACGACCAGCTCTACACGACCCCCGAGGACGCCATCGCCACCGTCAAGGCGCTCGGCGCCGGCGAGCGCGGCCGCTACATGACCGCCCTGACCTTCGGCAACGTGCACGGCGTCTACAAGCCGGGCAACGTCAAGCTCCGTCCGGAGATCCTCAAGACCGCGCAGGAGGCCGCCGCCTCCGAGCTCGGCCTGGGCGCCGATGCCCGACCGTTCGACCTCGTCTTCCACGGCGGCTCGGGCTCGACGGCGCAGGAGATCAGCGACGCGGTCGACTTCGGTGTGGTGAAGATGAACGTCGACACCGACACCCAGTACGCCTTCACCCGCCCCGTCGCCGCGCACATGCTCAGCAACTACGACGGCGTCCTCAAGGTCGACGGCGAGGTCGGCAACAAGAAGCTCTACGACCCCCGCGCCTGGGGCAAGGCCGCCGAGGCCGGCATGGCCGAGCGCATCGTCGAGGCCTGCCAGAACCTCCGGTCCGCGGGCACCTCGCTCAACGCCTGA